AAGAATTGCTGCAAGAAGCGGAGGAGTTTCCTAATTTAATTGGGGGAATTAGTTAAATTATTAGCAACCAAATTCGCTGGGTAACTAGTGATCCTTTGATTACACGCTTTTTTCACTAAAAGTTTTCCCTTGACATCAGACGCTATTCAGTATTACTATATAGTTGTATTCTGTAATACTGAATACCTGTATTACAAAGTACTAAAATGGAATACAAATAGGTGATCAATTTGGAAAATATAACAGAAATGCTTAAAGGGGTACTCGAAGGTTGTGTGCTTGAGCTCATCGGCCGCGGCGAAACATACGGCTATGAAATTACACAACGATTACGAGAACTTGGCTTCACGGATGTGGTTGAAGGTACAGTCTATACGATTACGATGCGGCTTGAGAAAAACAATTTAGTAAACATCGAGAAAAAGCGATCCACAGTGGGACCGCCGAGAAAGTTTTACACACTCAATGCAGCAGGCCAAGAGCAGCTTAAAATCTTTTGGGAAAAATGGGACTTTGTCTCAAGTAAACTAAACGAATTAAAAGCAAAATAAACTTCGTGATGAATTGGAAATCTGTCCGAAAGCCTTACTTGAGATTGATTACTCCAATGACTTAAGTGACAGAAAATTACTATGAAACTAAAGCCACGTGATAAGAAACGATATTTGTCAATGTTAAAAAGTCGTGGGTTGTAAAGCGAGGTCACAAGCTTAAGAGATGCGATTAGTTCCTATTTCTTTGCTGAACGGCTAAAAATTTTAAAGGAGGAGACTACATTGAATTTTTTTGAAAAAATAACTGGTAGTGATATGACTAAAGAAATGAAAGGTTTTGAAGCACGAGCAAAAGTCTTGCCAGCT
Above is a genomic segment from Lysinibacillus sp. PLM2 containing:
- a CDS encoding PadR family transcriptional regulator — its product is MENITEMLKGVLEGCVLELIGRGETYGYEITQRLRELGFTDVVEGTVYTITMRLEKNNLVNIEKKRSTVGPPRKFYTLNAAGQEQLKIFWEKWDFVSSKLNELKAK